From a single Andrena cerasifolii isolate SP2316 chromosome 8, iyAndCera1_principal, whole genome shotgun sequence genomic region:
- the LOC143371925 gene encoding uncharacterized protein LOC143371925 codes for MVDAFVSVGAGYAAMKRFGMETGINVLSSTTWKTHLEKIQAINKEFKESILRKSCQVVGNVHIVDETEVLDTQMSFDGSWHKRGHTSLHGIAFVIDIMTGFVVDYKVMSKYCHMCAIRTTEFEADSPEFVEWKNMHVEIGECQVNFEGSSGRMEIAAAEAMWKRSIEHCNMRYTTMLSDGDAKTHTYPQSLQVYGPDIDIRKEECVNHIAKRMGNGLRNIVKEWRAKKVILGGKGEGTLKESTIDKLTT; via the exons ATGGTGGATGCTTTTGTCTCTGTGGGAGCTGGTTACGCTGCAATGAAACGATTTGGAATGGAAACCGGTATCAATGTGCTTTCATCAACAACATGGAAAACACAccttgaaaaaattcaagcaattaataaagaattcaaggAAAGTATTCTCCGGAAGTCGTGCCAAGTTGTGGGAAACGTGCACATTGTTGATGAAACTGAAGTGCTCGATACGCAGATGTCATTCGATGGATCATGGCACAAGAGAGGACATACTTCGCTCCATGGCATCGCCTTTGTCATAGACATAATGACAGGATTCGTTGTGGATTACAAAGTGATGTCAAAGTATTGCCACATGTGCGCGATACGAACAACTGAATTCGAAGCAGATTCACCAGAATTTGTCGAATGGAAGAACATGCATGTGGAAATAGGAGAATGTCAG GTAAATTTTGAAGGATCCTCCGGAAGGATGGAGATCGCAGCTGCTGAAGCAATGTGGAAGAGATCCATCGAACATTGTAACATGCGATACACCACAATGTTATCAGATGGCGATGCAAAGACCCATACCTATCCACAAAGTTTGCAAGTGTACGGTCCTGACATTGATATCCGGAAAGAAGAATGTGTAAACCACATTGCGAAGCGCATGGGTAATGGCCTTAGAAATATTGTCAAAGAGTGGCGAGCCAAAAAAGTAATACTTGGTGGCAAAGGTGAAGGCACACTCAAGGAATCTACCATTGACAAATTGACAACATAA